A window of Halocalculus aciditolerans contains these coding sequences:
- a CDS encoding transposase — MDRETTPTVDDDAPALAGAIVEHAGAVSETADHLWRVLGSVVIPTNGLTDARQQAKVANGTEPMARVYLYQTIYDLAQSEVADRLEERTALLKELGLETAPSQQTISYAWDQFSEQTELTLTAAATGIAQEAVDHGVIMEARVPIIPDEDDIDEDGDEPTVTREHVRKHGSKVVELARRHAFGEFDSHRAENTVYEDEQILDLFSSACLTQGSAHSEGEAGWFLDENDICDDSTFLRVIKQFAMPADQEVPVSLQEQQIEDIVAFTEVFREHLMNAFDTATENILQTIRYEDPFDDRHVVAAVDFTRVPYHVWPWIDKDEEISKSAYPPMVSGYVDDGELKHGYTFATITIVGNAVPIILGIEPVKEHSEWEPADAPADSKADVVGRLLSRAQQYVDLDEVLLDRGFYAKEVRAEIDGRDLLYTMPVPKYEPDYRAIKKIKSKDGVDAAVNNDIPVGIDGDVDHTAAYLYVPATNEDADGNYAVFVTNRDHVAPDEIAHVTNSYSRRWDIENQYKSVKAYLPKTSSKDYRVRLFNFTFAALLYNLWRLTDFLVKVGMDREIRSPPVVTARTFVRAVGQSLREVG, encoded by the coding sequence ATGGATAGAGAAACCACCCCGACGGTGGATGACGACGCCCCCGCGCTGGCGGGGGCGATCGTCGAGCATGCCGGAGCGGTCTCTGAGACTGCTGATCACCTCTGGCGGGTTCTCGGCAGCGTCGTAATCCCTACAAACGGTCTGACCGACGCCCGCCAACAGGCGAAAGTCGCCAACGGTACTGAGCCGATGGCGCGTGTCTACCTCTATCAGACGATCTACGACCTCGCCCAAAGCGAGGTCGCAGATCGCTTGGAGGAACGGACAGCACTCCTAAAAGAACTGGGCTTGGAGACGGCACCGTCCCAACAGACCATCTCGTACGCGTGGGACCAGTTCAGCGAACAGACCGAATTGACGCTCACCGCTGCAGCCACGGGTATCGCGCAGGAAGCCGTTGACCACGGCGTCATCATGGAAGCACGCGTTCCGATCATCCCGGACGAAGATGACATCGACGAAGACGGAGACGAACCGACGGTAACACGCGAGCACGTCCGAAAGCACGGGAGCAAGGTCGTCGAACTCGCCAGGCGGCACGCCTTCGGCGAGTTCGACTCTCACAGAGCTGAGAACACGGTCTACGAGGACGAACAGATCCTCGATCTGTTCTCCTCGGCGTGCCTCACGCAGGGAAGTGCGCATTCGGAGGGAGAAGCCGGCTGGTTTCTCGACGAGAACGACATCTGTGACGACTCGACGTTCCTACGAGTGATCAAGCAGTTCGCAATGCCGGCTGATCAGGAAGTACCTGTCTCACTCCAAGAGCAACAGATCGAGGATATCGTGGCGTTCACCGAGGTATTCCGCGAGCACCTCATGAACGCGTTCGATACCGCAACCGAGAACATCCTCCAGACGATCCGGTATGAAGATCCATTCGACGACCGCCACGTCGTGGCGGCCGTCGATTTCACGCGCGTTCCCTACCACGTCTGGCCGTGGATCGACAAGGACGAAGAGATCTCGAAGTCGGCGTATCCGCCGATGGTGAGCGGCTACGTGGACGACGGCGAACTGAAACACGGCTACACGTTCGCGACGATCACGATCGTCGGGAACGCTGTCCCGATCATTCTGGGTATCGAACCAGTCAAAGAGCACTCAGAGTGGGAGCCAGCCGATGCACCAGCTGACTCGAAAGCAGACGTCGTTGGGCGTCTGCTTTCGAGAGCCCAGCAGTACGTCGATCTCGACGAAGTGCTGCTGGATCGCGGCTTCTACGCGAAGGAAGTTCGTGCTGAGATTGACGGTCGCGACTTGCTGTATACGATGCCGGTGCCGAAGTACGAGCCAGATTACCGGGCAATCAAGAAAATCAAGAGCAAAGACGGCGTTGACGCCGCTGTCAACAACGACATCCCCGTCGGGATCGACGGCGATGTCGATCACACCGCCGCGTATCTGTACGTTCCAGCGACCAATGAGGACGCTGACGGGAACTACGCTGTGTTCGTCACCAACCGCGATCACGTCGCTCCCGACGAGATCGCTCACGTTACCAACAGCTACAGCCGCCGCTGGGACATCGAAAACCAGTACAAGTCGGTGAAAGCGTACCTCCCCAAGACCTCGTCGAAGGATTACCGCGTCCGATTGTTCAACTTCACGTTCGCCGCGTTACTGTACAACCTCTGGCGACTCACCGACTTTCTCGTGAAAGTCGGCATGGACCGTGAGATCAGATCGCCACCAGTCGTGACCGCCAGGACGTTCGTCCGGGCGGTCGGCCAGTCACTGCGAGAGGTCGGCTGA
- a CDS encoding glycosyltransferase has translation MADIAVFHPDITRGRGGITVTLHVLNALINDHEITLYTGSTPEFESLNQQNGVTVDEGDLTVTSVSSLPVSVIETIIDLSNEWGQTDLHLDALKSAFVQRQVRSSELNHDLVVSTANEFFVDGPSLQYIHFPSYSGSADSTYETWAPSVPYRLYRTVCRAVAGAGDFDSSTTLVTNSHWTREIIQHTYDHPVEVVYPPVNVEDFDPTVDNREPGFVTVGAVHESKRQLEMIKIIDGLRTRGIKTHLHIIGGVGSQSYYERVLKKAAAREYVCLEGYVDRQNLVDLIEQHRYGLHGRKNEHFGIAVAEMVAGGVIPFVPNGGGQTEIINEEPKLKYDSIDDAIQKISTVMENKRLQQELKTDLESTVSDYSTDEFEKTIRRLTTQLLTQY, from the coding sequence ATGGCAGATATCGCAGTATTCCACCCTGATATCACGCGTGGGCGCGGGGGTATAACAGTCACGCTCCACGTACTCAATGCACTCATTAACGATCACGAAATCACATTATACACTGGGAGTACTCCTGAGTTTGAGTCACTTAATCAGCAGAACGGTGTTACAGTTGATGAAGGCGATCTAACGGTCACATCCGTATCATCACTACCTGTTTCGGTAATTGAAACTATCATAGATCTATCTAATGAGTGGGGCCAGACAGATCTGCATCTGGACGCACTCAAATCCGCGTTCGTGCAACGGCAAGTGCGCTCATCGGAGCTAAATCACGATCTCGTAGTGAGTACGGCAAACGAGTTTTTCGTCGACGGGCCATCGTTGCAGTATATCCACTTTCCGTCCTACTCAGGGAGCGCCGACTCAACGTACGAAACGTGGGCCCCGTCGGTTCCCTACCGGCTCTACCGGACGGTCTGCAGAGCCGTCGCCGGTGCTGGAGATTTCGATTCCTCGACAACCCTAGTCACGAACTCCCACTGGACACGGGAAATTATCCAGCACACCTACGATCACCCAGTAGAGGTTGTTTATCCTCCGGTGAACGTCGAAGACTTTGATCCGACCGTAGACAACCGAGAACCGGGCTTCGTTACCGTGGGTGCAGTTCACGAGTCTAAGCGCCAGCTGGAAATGATCAAAATCATAGACGGATTGCGGACCCGCGGAATAAAGACGCATCTCCACATTATTGGTGGAGTCGGCAGTCAGTCATACTACGAACGGGTCCTTAAGAAGGCAGCGGCCCGCGAGTACGTGTGTCTTGAAGGGTACGTTGATCGCCAGAACCTCGTAGACCTCATTGAACAGCACCGGTACGGGTTACATGGGCGGAAGAACGAACACTTCGGAATTGCAGTTGCAGAAATGGTCGCAGGGGGTGTTATTCCATTTGTTCCGAATGGGGGAGGACAAACTGAGATCATAAACGAAGAACCAAAATTAAAATATGACAGCATTGATGATGCTATTCAGAAGATTTCGACCGTAATGGAAAATAAGAGATTGCAGCAAGAGCTCAAAACAGATCTTGAGTCTACAGTTTCAGACTACTCGACTGACGAGTTCGAGAAAACGATAAGGAGACTAACCACACAATTATTAACACAATATTAA
- a CDS encoding class I SAM-dependent methyltransferase, translated as MVSITDVIHDVSDKGLIHISRKIPGYCYRRFFRPIFPRGEPSIYNEVLVGRYRPKIDDYVLFNTISHKPEYKSTNIKGLQESVFVGDSVGIIGGGFGVTAVIAARLSDSESVHVYEASGERVEIIEETRSLNDVDFTIHHSAIGDIKEAPGNRGDYNTISPSSLPYFDVIEMDVEGAETKIINQLELLPETIIVETHGFLGSPSFETIDVLRNKGYDIVWKRPVMSGIEYAEKNDAYVIKARLN; from the coding sequence TCTATCACCGACGTTATTCATGATGTCTCTGATAAAGGACTCATCCATATTTCCCGAAAGATACCCGGATACTGTTATCGACGATTTTTCCGCCCAATATTCCCTCGCGGGGAACCGTCCATATATAACGAGGTACTAGTTGGGAGATATCGCCCAAAAATAGATGATTATGTTCTTTTTAATACAATTTCGCATAAGCCAGAGTATAAATCAACCAATATCAAGGGCCTCCAAGAATCTGTTTTTGTCGGTGACTCAGTCGGAATTATAGGCGGAGGATTTGGTGTGACAGCCGTTATCGCTGCTCGATTATCAGATAGTGAATCTGTCCATGTATATGAAGCAAGTGGGGAAAGAGTTGAGATTATCGAAGAAACCCGGTCTCTGAATGACGTAGACTTTACGATCCATCATTCTGCTATTGGTGATATTAAAGAAGCGCCAGGAAATAGAGGTGATTACAATACTATTTCACCATCCTCGCTTCCATATTTTGATGTGATTGAGATGGATGTGGAAGGTGCAGAAACTAAAATAATTAACCAATTAGAGCTATTACCAGAAACAATCATCGTTGAGACGCATGGATTTCTTGGGTCCCCCAGTTTTGAAACAATAGATGTGTTGAGAAATAAAGGATACGATATTGTATGGAAGCGTCCAGTCATGTCCGGAATAGAATATGCAGAAAAAAATGACGCATATGTCATCAAAGCCAGACTAAATTGA